Proteins from one Clostridium cellulovorans 743B genomic window:
- a CDS encoding IS982 family transposase — MPEFNKDSTITINDLKDFIVVTYVIIDDFYQKVTPTFIKNRRNIAKSVMTDSEIITISLVGELLTIDSEKAWFGFCSKNLRDLFPNFCSRPRFHRVRKSLFRVIDEIRKELTKFLNYQYDRMRIADSMPIPVCKFGRAHFHKAFKPEAAYGRCASKKETYYGFKLHALVALDGYITDFTVTAANIDDRDVVWELTANSEIDILIGDKGYIGQKVASQLKETRYIRLLTINRNNSKTKLLKPFRQLIFKARRRVETTFSQLSEQLNMQRVLTKSTWGFATRISNKILAHNLCYFINKFFNIGIEISKIKELVFG; from the coding sequence ATGCCAGAGTTTAATAAAGATTCTACCATAACAATAAATGACTTAAAAGATTTTATTGTTGTCACTTATGTTATAATTGATGACTTTTACCAAAAAGTAACTCCAACATTTATTAAAAATCGTCGTAACATCGCTAAATCAGTAATGACTGATAGCGAAATAATTACGATTTCTTTAGTAGGTGAACTCTTAACCATTGACTCTGAAAAAGCATGGTTTGGATTTTGCTCTAAAAACCTACGAGACTTATTTCCCAACTTTTGTAGTAGGCCGAGGTTTCATAGAGTTAGAAAGTCATTATTTCGAGTCATTGATGAAATTCGTAAAGAGTTAACGAAATTTCTTAACTATCAATATGACCGAATGAGAATTGCAGATAGTATGCCAATTCCTGTGTGTAAGTTTGGGAGAGCTCATTTCCATAAAGCTTTTAAGCCGGAGGCTGCCTACGGGCGATGCGCTTCGAAAAAAGAAACATATTATGGATTCAAATTACATGCTTTAGTAGCCCTCGATGGCTATATCACAGATTTTACTGTAACAGCAGCAAATATTGATGACAGAGATGTCGTCTGGGAACTCACAGCTAATTCAGAGATTGATATACTAATAGGTGATAAAGGATATATAGGTCAAAAAGTTGCTTCGCAATTAAAAGAAACAAGGTACATTCGTCTTTTAACAATAAATCGTAACAATAGTAAAACTAAACTTTTAAAACCTTTTAGGCAGTTGATATTCAAGGCTCGTCGTAGAGTAGAAACTACTTTTTCTCAGCTCTCCGAGCAATTAAATATGCAGAGGGTTCTTACAAAATCAACTTGGGGATTTGCCACAAGAATATCAAATAAAATATTAGCTCATAATCTTTGCTATTTTATAAATAAATTTTTTAATATAGGTATAGAAATATCAAAGATTAAAGAATTAGTATTCGGATAA
- a CDS encoding carbohydrate binding domain-containing protein — protein sequence MNKKKIMAYATAFVTLLSVPTVVTSVVATESVSAFTRINLGELIRNNTFDYNVATPWQLTKISPAEASIEVKDGKCYVTILKNGEDGRWDIQLRHRGIVLDQGHKYRVRFTVTADKDCYIYPKIADQGGSFNEYWNYNTYQKIQLNAGVPTTIDQIFQMNNATTRSAEFVFDLAGDCQAATFPYKLTFDDIYLTDLNHIQY from the coding sequence ATGAACAAGAAAAAAATAATGGCTTACGCAACAGCGTTCGTAACATTACTAAGTGTTCCAACAGTTGTTACTTCTGTTGTGGCTACTGAATCTGTTAGTGCATTCACAAGGATCAATTTAGGGGAATTAATCAGAAATAACACATTTGATTATAATGTTGCAACACCATGGCAACTTACAAAAATTTCTCCAGCAGAAGCTAGTATTGAAGTTAAGGATGGAAAATGCTATGTGACAATACTTAAAAATGGTGAAGATGGAAGATGGGATATTCAATTGCGTCACAGAGGTATAGTTTTAGACCAAGGTCATAAATACAGAGTTAGATTTACAGTAACTGCTGATAAGGATTGCTATATCTATCCAAAAATAGCTGATCAAGGTGGAAGTTTTAATGAATATTGGAATTATAACACATATCAAAAGATACAATTAAACGCTGGTGTTCCAACAACAATTGATCAAATTTTTCAAATGAACAATGCAACAACTAGGTCAGCTGAATTCGTATTTGATCTTGCAGGTGATTGTCAAGCGGCTACTTTTCCGTATAAACTTACATTTGATGATATTTATTTGACAGATCTAAACCATATACAGTACTAA
- a CDS encoding glycoside hydrolase family 9 protein — MNRKKITAYATAIVTVLSIPTVATSVVTSKSVSAATNFDYREIIANNTFDNNNATPWTLVQNYPAIAKMVAKDGKCSVTVLNDGVEGRWDVQLRHRGIVLEQGHKYRVRFTVTADKDCYIYPKIGDQGEPYREYWNYNSYQRIQLKAGVPTTVDQTFEMKDPTAKTAEFAFHLAGDCKAATFPYTFTFDDIYLTDPNRIPPPPPPEEPTNAVRVNQVGYFTNLQKKATVVTKATSPITWYLKNSAGVQVATGETKVLGADAASGDNVHIIDFSNYTTEGSDYTLSVDQSNIDSLICNSASSLPFAIGKELYNKLQKDAMKYFYLNRSGIPITMPYAERTDLTRVAGHTLDVIATDASSTDPSPWYKENYSLEVTGGWYDDTRYNKSVINGSISAWTIMNQYERALKANKVSVIPFADNTMNIPESGNGYPDILDEVRFQMEMMMKMQIPAGKTYSGMVHHRAKDERWIPLATRPDQDQMKRYLEPPSTAATLDLAATAAQSSRLWAKYDSTFANQCLVSAETAWAAAIKNPAIYAPLQSSFSGTYGDTNIADEFYWAAAELYETTGKQQYLDYLKNNCQDKFLKIPTKIVGGEANGVSGCFDSGDVTGLGTISLAIGDKLDVASKTTARANIAAAADVFVANTQKEGYGTPMDQGIVGQVVDQNGYVTKPIEGYPYASNSYVTNEAIVMGYAYDFTKNRNYLNGVVSAMDYILGRNPMVQSYVTGYGSNPVENPHNVFWAYQYDNTFPKAPAGCMASGPNSGLQDSWVKASGWTPGSRPAAKCFMDNIESWSTNDLSNSYNASLAWVSSYVNLNSLPESIKGDINNDAKINAIDLALLKKYILNNDIPIVAINGDINGDGIINAIDLLLLKKQLLA; from the coding sequence ATGAATAGAAAAAAAATAACAGCATACGCAACTGCAATAGTAACAGTACTAAGTATTCCGACAGTTGCTACTTCTGTTGTGACTAGCAAATCTGTTAGTGCAGCAACGAATTTTGATTACAGAGAAATAATAGCAAACAATACATTCGATAACAATAATGCGACACCATGGACCCTTGTTCAGAATTATCCAGCAATAGCTAAAATGGTAGCAAAAGATGGGAAATGCTCTGTAACAGTCCTTAATGATGGAGTAGAGGGAAGATGGGATGTTCAATTACGTCACAGAGGTATAGTTTTAGAACAAGGGCATAAGTATAGAGTTAGATTCACAGTAACTGCTGACAAAGATTGTTACATATATCCCAAAATAGGTGACCAAGGTGAACCATATAGAGAATACTGGAACTATAACTCATATCAAAGGATACAATTGAAAGCTGGTGTTCCAACAACTGTTGATCAAACTTTTGAAATGAAGGATCCAACAGCTAAAACAGCTGAATTTGCATTTCATCTTGCAGGTGACTGTAAAGCGGCTACTTTTCCTTATACATTCACATTCGATGATATTTATTTAACAGACCCAAATCGTATACCACCACCGCCACCACCAGAAGAGCCAACAAATGCGGTAAGAGTTAATCAAGTTGGATATTTTACAAATCTTCAAAAGAAAGCTACTGTCGTTACTAAAGCAACTAGTCCAATAACTTGGTATCTAAAAAACAGTGCTGGTGTTCAAGTGGCTACTGGTGAAACAAAAGTTTTGGGAGCTGATGCTGCTTCAGGTGATAATGTGCATATTATAGATTTCTCTAATTATACAACCGAAGGCTCAGACTATACATTATCAGTTGACCAATCAAATATTGATTCATTAATTTGTAATTCAGCTTCAAGTTTACCTTTTGCTATAGGCAAAGAATTGTATAATAAATTGCAAAAGGATGCTATGAAATATTTCTACTTAAATAGAAGTGGAATTCCTATAACGATGCCTTATGCTGAACGCACTGATTTAACTCGTGTAGCAGGACATACATTAGATGTGATAGCAACTGATGCAAGTTCAACTGATCCAAGTCCTTGGTATAAAGAAAATTATAGTTTAGAGGTTACAGGTGGATGGTATGATGATACTAGATATAATAAGTCTGTTATTAATGGTAGTATCTCTGCTTGGACAATTATGAATCAATATGAAAGAGCTTTAAAAGCAAATAAGGTTAGTGTTATACCATTTGCTGATAATACAATGAATATTCCTGAAAGTGGTAATGGATATCCAGATATCCTTGATGAAGTACGTTTCCAAATGGAAATGATGATGAAGATGCAAATACCAGCTGGTAAAACTTACTCTGGTATGGTTCATCATAGGGCGAAAGATGAGAGGTGGATACCACTTGCAACTCGGCCAGATCAGGACCAAATGAAACGCTACTTAGAGCCGCCAAGTACAGCAGCGACACTAGACCTTGCTGCTACAGCTGCACAATCTTCTCGCTTATGGGCAAAATATGATTCTACATTTGCTAACCAGTGTTTGGTTTCTGCTGAAACTGCATGGGCTGCAGCCATTAAGAATCCAGCAATATATGCACCACTTCAAAGTAGTTTTTCTGGAACTTATGGTGATACCAATATAGCAGATGAATTTTATTGGGCAGCAGCTGAGCTTTATGAAACAACTGGAAAGCAACAGTACCTTGACTACCTTAAGAATAATTGTCAAGATAAATTCTTAAAAATACCAACTAAAATAGTAGGTGGAGAAGCCAACGGAGTATCAGGTTGTTTCGACTCGGGGGATGTTACTGGGCTGGGAACTATTTCTCTTGCTATTGGGGATAAGTTAGATGTTGCATCAAAGACTACTGCAAGAGCTAATATTGCAGCAGCAGCTGATGTTTTTGTGGCTAATACACAAAAAGAAGGTTATGGTACTCCAATGGATCAAGGAATTGTAGGACAAGTAGTGGATCAGAACGGATATGTAACAAAACCAATAGAAGGTTATCCATATGCATCAAATTCTTATGTAACTAACGAAGCTATAGTCATGGGTTATGCTTATGACTTTACAAAAAATAGAAATTATTTAAATGGTGTAGTTAGTGCAATGGATTATATATTAGGGCGTAATCCAATGGTACAATCCTATGTTACAGGATATGGATCAAATCCAGTTGAAAATCCACATAACGTTTTTTGGGCATACCAATATGACAATACATTTCCTAAGGCACCAGCAGGCTGTATGGCCAGTGGTCCTAATTCAGGTTTACAAGATTCATGGGTTAAAGCTTCAGGCTGGACACCTGGAAGTAGACCAGCAGCTAAGTGCTTCATGGATAACATAGAGTCTTGGTCAACAAACGACTTATCAAATAGCTACAATGCATCACTGGCTTGGGTTTCTTCATATGTGAATTTAAATTCGTTACCAGAATCAATAAAAGGTGACATTAATAATGATGCAAAAATTAATGCTATAGATTTAGCTTTGCTAAAGAAATATATTCTAAACAATGACATACCAATCGTTGCAATTAATGGTGATATCAACGGTGATGGTATCATTAATGCTATTGATTTATTACTATTAAAGAAACAACTGCTTGCATAA
- a CDS encoding dockerin type I domain-containing protein, which produces MVKKRTKTWTPLTDWVDFQDWNLLGCESMAADPVETNRVYIAVGTYNNDWTDMNGDKVVNVIDFALLKKKLLA; this is translated from the coding sequence TTGGTAAAAAAGAGAACAAAAACTTGGACACCATTAACTGACTGGGTAGATTTTCAGGATTGGAACCTTCTTGGTTGTGAAAGTATGGCAGCTGACCCTGTTGAAACTAATCGTGTATACATAGCCGTTGGTACATACAACAATGATTGGACAGATATGAATGGCGATAAAGTAGTAAATGTAATTGATTTTGCATTATTAAAGAAAAAACTATTAGCTTAG
- a CDS encoding dockerin type I domain-containing protein produces the protein MKRRILSILTAALVTATIIPFSASAATTLGDVNVDGKVNSIDMAIVKQYILGTKTFSDAELKAADVDANGKVNAIDLALYKQYILGSITKFPGDKGVVDNRTTTGPGITWMDGYKLFPVGVNYGWNNWCYEFSDSNWDTNFAKMKSDMDAMNLKGVKSLRWWVFPDLAFGPTWSGTGKGSLCTGLPNNWVNHMKAVCDYALTKNIKIYWTLTSFDAARQDGTDHHSDIFTNEAVRQSFFDNAVKPIVTALGNHEAVMGWDCINEPEWIIKKEDNGEPKASGYDIYALSDIRNYVQSTTALIHQYAKQPVSVGSASMKWSGAQFSLWTGLGLDFYDFHWYDWATPWFNPMTTPASSLKLDKPVIIGEMMSDTLSSSLKVDHKVVMDAIMANGYSGYMTWAWNDGSCGNFIGSNFTNFGAQHTDIVR, from the coding sequence ATGAAAAGGAGAATTTTATCAATTTTAACTGCTGCGTTAGTAACAGCTACTATTATTCCTTTTAGTGCCAGTGCAGCAACAACTTTAGGTGATGTCAATGTTGATGGAAAAGTAAATTCCATAGACATGGCGATTGTAAAACAATACATATTAGGAACAAAAACTTTTTCAGATGCTGAATTGAAGGCGGCAGATGTCGATGCAAACGGCAAAGTAAACGCTATAGATTTAGCTTTGTACAAACAGTACATATTAGGAAGTATAACTAAGTTTCCAGGAGATAAAGGTGTAGTTGACAATAGAACTACTACAGGACCTGGAATAACATGGATGGATGGTTATAAATTATTCCCTGTAGGTGTAAACTACGGTTGGAACAATTGGTGCTATGAGTTTTCTGATAGCAATTGGGATACAAACTTTGCTAAGATGAAGAGCGATATGGATGCTATGAATTTAAAAGGAGTTAAGTCTCTTAGATGGTGGGTATTCCCTGATCTTGCATTTGGTCCAACTTGGTCAGGTACTGGAAAAGGAAGCTTATGTACTGGTCTTCCAAATAATTGGGTAAACCATATGAAGGCGGTTTGTGATTACGCACTTACAAAAAACATTAAAATTTATTGGACATTAACTAGTTTTGATGCTGCAAGACAAGATGGAACAGATCATCATTCAGATATATTCACAAATGAAGCTGTAAGACAAAGTTTCTTTGATAATGCTGTTAAACCAATTGTTACTGCACTTGGAAATCATGAAGCTGTTATGGGTTGGGATTGTATAAATGAACCAGAATGGATCATCAAAAAAGAGGACAATGGTGAACCAAAAGCCAGTGGATATGATATATATGCTCTTTCTGATATAAGAAATTATGTTCAATCAACAACAGCTTTAATTCATCAGTATGCAAAACAACCTGTAAGTGTAGGTAGTGCAAGTATGAAGTGGAGTGGAGCACAATTTAGTCTTTGGACAGGTTTAGGATTAGATTTCTATGATTTCCATTGGTATGATTGGGCAACACCATGGTTTAATCCAATGACAACACCAGCGTCATCTTTAAAGCTTGATAAGCCAGTAATTATAGGTGAAATGATGTCAGATACTTTAAGTTCTTCTTTGAAAGTTGATCATAAAGTTGTTATGGATGCTATTATGGCTAATGGATATTCAGGATATATGACTTGGGCATGGAATGATGGTAGTTGTGGAAACTTTATTGGTAGCAATTTCACTAATTTTGGAGCTCAACATACTGATATTGTTAGGTAA
- a CDS encoding glycoside hydrolase family 9 protein — protein MKKIIATATSLCLSAGIILPATEAAAAPKFDYSDAFGKSIMFYEANWSGKVENNRFDWRGDAFLKDGADVGLDLSGGFFDAGDHVKFGLPQAYAASTLGWGYFAFKDAYKSNGQDAYMLKILKHFTDYFLKCYPDNNTFYYQVGDGDLDHAYWGPPEIQPTARPTKFKATPSDPASDVCGNTAAALAIMYLNYKDVDATYANKCLTAAKNLYSLGKNYKGLSHGQSYYVSTSYYDDLAWGAVWLYQATNDNSYMTDANSFLSQINADGDKVYTSYWTHCWDNVWTGVIYKMAEVTGKANYKASVENNLNYWMNNIKTTAGGLKFATDWGSLRYSSTQAMLALIQYNRTKEQKYLDFATRQIDYILGDNPRSSSYVVGFGNNYPKFPHHRGASGRLEPGEMKTMPEKHILTGALVGGPDGNDQYKDDINNYQQTEVAIDYSAGFVGAMAGITKYLDPAPIIIDPITYALGDVNKDGKVNAIDLAILKKNLLNGITGDLTVSDMNKDGKVNAIDLALLKKLLLG, from the coding sequence ATGAAAAAGATTATAGCAACGGCAACGTCGTTGTGTTTATCAGCAGGAATAATATTACCAGCAACTGAAGCTGCCGCAGCACCTAAATTTGACTATTCTGATGCTTTTGGGAAATCAATTATGTTCTATGAAGCTAATTGGAGCGGAAAGGTAGAAAATAATAGATTTGATTGGAGAGGAGATGCCTTTTTAAAGGATGGTGCCGATGTTGGACTTGACCTTTCAGGAGGTTTTTTTGACGCAGGAGATCATGTAAAGTTTGGATTACCACAAGCTTATGCCGCTTCAACTCTTGGTTGGGGGTATTTTGCGTTTAAGGATGCTTATAAGTCAAATGGACAAGATGCATATATGCTTAAAATTTTAAAACATTTTACAGATTATTTCTTAAAGTGTTACCCAGATAATAATACATTCTATTATCAAGTGGGAGATGGAGATTTAGACCATGCTTACTGGGGACCACCAGAAATTCAACCAACAGCAAGACCTACAAAATTTAAAGCAACTCCATCAGATCCAGCTTCAGATGTATGTGGTAATACTGCTGCAGCACTTGCAATAATGTATTTAAATTATAAGGATGTAGATGCTACCTATGCAAACAAATGTTTAACAGCTGCAAAGAATCTATATTCATTAGGTAAAAATTATAAAGGATTAAGTCACGGCCAAAGCTATTATGTATCTACAAGCTATTATGATGATTTGGCTTGGGGTGCTGTTTGGCTATATCAAGCAACAAACGATAATAGCTATATGACTGATGCAAATTCATTCCTTAGTCAAATAAATGCTGATGGTGACAAAGTTTATACATCATATTGGACACATTGTTGGGATAATGTATGGACTGGAGTAATTTATAAGATGGCAGAGGTTACAGGAAAAGCAAACTATAAAGCTTCAGTTGAAAACAATTTAAATTATTGGATGAATAATATAAAAACTACTGCTGGTGGATTAAAGTTTGCTACAGATTGGGGTTCGTTAAGATACTCATCAACTCAAGCCATGTTAGCTTTAATACAGTACAACAGAACTAAGGAACAAAAATATTTAGACTTTGCAACACGTCAAATAGATTACATATTAGGAGATAATCCAAGAAGCAGTTCTTATGTAGTTGGATTTGGAAATAACTATCCTAAGTTCCCACATCATAGAGGAGCTAGCGGAAGACTTGAACCAGGTGAAATGAAAACTATGCCAGAAAAGCATATTCTTACTGGAGCGTTAGTTGGTGGACCTGACGGAAATGATCAATACAAAGATGATATAAATAATTATCAACAAACAGAAGTTGCTATAGATTATAGTGCTGGTTTTGTAGGTGCAATGGCAGGTATTACAAAGTATTTGGATCCTGCACCAATAATAATAGATCCAATAACATATGCGCTAGGTGATGTAAATAAAGATGGTAAAGTAAATGCCATAGACTTAGCTATTCTTAAAAAGAACCTTTTAAATGGTATTACTGGAGACTTAACTGTTTCTGATATGAATAAGGATGGCAAGGTAAATGCAATAGATTTAGCACTTCTTAAAAAGTTACTTCTTGGTTAA
- a CDS encoding cohesin domain-containing protein — protein sequence MKKNILIITLVVSIGVVVAGVAMINSNSKDSSSAVVETVDSNKTTTDDTNSTDTNNTSSKASENTDNSTNNTDNTENSTPATNNNPSGETVSNPGQSSEVKASNESVSVAIGEVNGSVGSEIIVPVTITDTPKSGIGSCDFKVNYDTTALELIEITPGDVLVNPEANFSSSSDQNLGIASFLYLDNTFEKEAITKNGVFANIKFKVKDGATGAKEVAFKSIGAFTDNALSSHEVKTTNGKVNIN from the coding sequence ATGAAAAAAAACATTCTTATAATTACATTAGTAGTGAGTATTGGCGTAGTAGTTGCAGGCGTTGCAATGATTAATTCAAACAGTAAAGATTCTAGTAGTGCAGTTGTAGAAACAGTAGATTCTAATAAAACTACGACTGATGACACTAATAGTACTGATACTAATAACACTTCTTCAAAGGCTAGTGAAAATACTGATAATAGTACAAATAATACTGATAATACTGAAAATAGTACTCCAGCTACCAATAATAATCCATCTGGGGAGACTGTTAGTAATCCAGGACAATCAAGTGAAGTTAAAGCATCTAATGAATCAGTTTCAGTAGCAATTGGTGAAGTAAATGGTTCTGTAGGAAGTGAAATTATTGTTCCGGTTACTATTACAGATACACCAAAATCAGGAATAGGAAGTTGTGATTTTAAGGTTAATTATGATACCACAGCACTTGAATTAATTGAGATTACTCCTGGAGATGTATTAGTAAATCCTGAAGCAAATTTTAGTAGTAGTTCAGATCAAAATTTAGGAATAGCTAGTTTTTTATATTTAGATAATACTTTTGAAAAAGAAGCAATAACTAAAAATGGTGTCTTTGCTAATATAAAATTTAAGGTTAAGGATGGAGCTACAGGTGCTAAAGAAGTAGCGTTTAAATCTATTGGAGCTTTCACCGATAACGCACTTAGCAGCCATGAAGTAAAAACTACAAATGGAAAAGTAAATATTAATTAG
- a CDS encoding glycoside hydrolase family 9 protein — translation MRSKKLIACVTALATVLSVSTVATSVATTKTVSAATMVSVGELIRNNKFDNGVGLPWTVVESYPAKSSFEIKDGKYYVTVLQDGVEGRWDVQFRHRGLVIEQGHKYRVKFTVTADKDCYVYPKIGDQGEPYKEYWNYNSYQRVQLRAGVPTTIDQTFEMRDATARTAEFAIHLAGDCKAATFPYTFTFDDMYVSDPQFPGYVAETPEPTNAIRVNQVGYLPGVAKKATVVTKATTPINWYLKNSSGVQVATGTTTVKGLDSASGDNVHIIDFSNYTTPGTGYTLSVDSTNVDSTINDSASSMPFTIGTDLYSKMKHESIKYFYLNRSAIPITMPYAERTDLTRAAGHTTDLMPTDASSSDPSPWYKENYSLDVTGGWYDAGDHGKYVVNGGISVWTMMNQYERAKKLGQANVAPFADNTMNIPESGNGYPDILDESRFQMDLMMKMQIPAGKTYAGMAHHKGHDERWTALAIRPDQDPMKRYLKAPSTAATLNLAATAAQASRLWKGIDDAYSAKCLASAETAWKAAKANPAIYAPFENGPGGGAYGDDNVTDEFYWAAAELYETTGTSEYLDYMKNNSSDKFLKMPTTLTGGEDKGLSGAFDWGNVAGLGTISLAIGDKLDATSKATVRANVAAAADVFVANTNSEGYGTPMVQGPAFEEKDASGKVIRTITGYPWGSNSFVANQAIVMGYAYDFTKGDADKKKSNSYFNGLTSAMDYLLGRNPMVQSYVTGYGSNPLENPHHRFWAYQADNTFPKAPAGCLSGGPNTGLQDPWVKGSGWGVGTKPAAKCFMDNIESWSTNEITINWNAPIAWMSSYMDLNKDAKTIDITIPPTTSGDVNGDTKINAIDLAMLKKYILDNSTVIKTANADMNNDGKINAIDLALLKKKLLS, via the coding sequence ATGCGTAGTAAAAAATTAATAGCTTGCGTAACAGCATTAGCTACAGTACTAAGTGTTTCAACAGTTGCTACTTCAGTTGCTACTACTAAAACTGTTAGTGCAGCAACAATGGTAAGTGTTGGAGAATTAATCAGAAACAATAAATTTGACAATGGTGTTGGGTTACCATGGACAGTTGTTGAGTCTTACCCAGCAAAATCTAGCTTTGAAATCAAAGATGGAAAATACTATGTAACAGTTCTTCAAGACGGTGTAGAAGGAAGATGGGATGTTCAATTCCGTCACAGAGGTCTTGTTATAGAACAAGGACATAAATACAGAGTTAAATTTACTGTAACTGCTGATAAAGATTGTTACGTTTATCCAAAAATAGGTGACCAAGGTGAACCTTATAAAGAATATTGGAACTATAACTCATATCAAAGAGTACAATTAAGAGCTGGTGTTCCAACAACAATTGATCAAACTTTTGAAATGAGAGATGCAACAGCTAGAACAGCTGAATTTGCAATTCACCTTGCTGGTGACTGTAAGGCAGCAACATTCCCTTATACATTTACTTTTGATGATATGTATGTATCAGATCCACAATTCCCAGGATATGTAGCTGAAACTCCAGAACCAACAAACGCAATAAGAGTTAACCAAGTAGGTTACTTACCAGGCGTAGCAAAGAAAGCTACAGTTGTTACAAAAGCAACAACTCCAATAAACTGGTACTTAAAGAATAGTTCAGGTGTTCAAGTTGCTACTGGCACAACAACAGTTAAAGGCTTAGATAGCGCTTCAGGAGATAATGTACATATTATAGATTTCTCAAATTACACAACTCCAGGAACTGGCTACACATTATCAGTTGATTCAACAAACGTTGATTCAACAATTAATGATTCTGCTTCAAGTATGCCTTTTACTATAGGAACAGATTTATATTCTAAAATGAAACATGAATCAATAAAATACTTCTACTTAAACAGAAGTGCTATTCCAATAACAATGCCATATGCTGAACGTACTGATTTAACTCGTGCAGCAGGACATACAACGGATTTGATGCCAACTGATGCAAGTTCAAGTGATCCAAGTCCTTGGTATAAAGAAAATTATAGTCTAGATGTTACAGGTGGATGGTATGACGCTGGAGACCACGGTAAGTACGTTGTTAACGGTGGTATCTCTGTTTGGACAATGATGAACCAATATGAAAGAGCTAAGAAATTAGGACAAGCTAATGTAGCTCCATTTGCAGATAATACAATGAATATCCCAGAAAGCGGAAACGGCTATCCAGATATTCTTGATGAATCACGTTTCCAAATGGATTTAATGATGAAGATGCAAATTCCAGCTGGTAAAACTTACGCTGGTATGGCTCACCATAAAGGTCATGATGAAAGATGGACAGCTCTTGCAATCCGTCCAGACCAAGATCCAATGAAACGTTACTTAAAAGCACCAAGTACAGCTGCAACATTAAACCTTGCTGCTACAGCTGCACAAGCTTCACGTTTATGGAAAGGTATTGATGATGCATATTCTGCTAAGTGTTTAGCGTCTGCTGAAACTGCATGGAAAGCAGCTAAGGCTAATCCAGCAATATATGCACCATTTGAAAATGGTCCTGGTGGTGGAGCTTACGGTGATGACAACGTAACAGATGAATTCTACTGGGCAGCAGCAGAACTTTATGAAACAACTGGAACATCAGAATATCTTGACTACATGAAGAATAATTCTTCAGATAAATTCTTAAAGATGCCAACTACATTAACTGGTGGAGAAGACAAAGGATTATCAGGTGCTTTCGACTGGGGTAATGTTGCTGGTTTAGGAACAATTTCTCTTGCTATTGGTGATAAATTAGATGCTACATCAAAAGCAACTGTAAGAGCTAATGTTGCTGCCGCTGCTGATGTATTTGTAGCTAATACAAATAGTGAAGGTTATGGTACTCCAATGGTTCAAGGACCAGCATTTGAGGAAAAGGATGCAAGTGGAAAAGTTATAAGAACAATAACTGGCTATCCATGGGGTTCAAACTCATTCGTAGCTAACCAAGCTATCGTTATGGGTTACGCTTATGACTTTACAAAAGGCGATGCAGATAAGAAAAAATCTAATTCGTACTTTAATGGGTTAACAAGTGCTATGGACTATTTATTAGGACGTAACCCAATGGTACAATCATACGTTACTGGATATGGTTCTAACCCACTAGAAAATCCACATCACCGTTTCTGGGCATACCAAGCTGACAACACATTCCCTAAAGCTCCAGCAGGATGTTTATCAGGTGGTCCTAACACAGGATTACAAGATCCATGGGTTAAAGGCTCAGGTTGGGGAGTTGGTACTAAGCCAGCTGCTAAATGCTTCATGGACAATATAGAATCATGGTCAACTAATGAAATCACAATCAACTGGAATGCACCAATTGCATGGATGTCTTCATACATGGATTTAAATAAGGATGCAAAAACAATAGATATTACTATTCCACCTACTACATCAGGTGATGTAAACGGAGATACTAAGATAAATGCTATCGATTTAGCTATGTTAAAGAAATATATCCTAGACAATTCAACTGTAATCAAAACAGCTAACGCTGATATGAATAATGATGGAAAAATTAATGCTATAGATTTAGCTTTATTAAAGAAGAAACTTCTTTCTTAA